The genomic DNA cttagttgttagtaattatcttatcagacagtgttaaacggtgaaatccgagtctgaatccgagctaatgtcgctataccttgctgtttgtttgtattggcatcactgtgtgacgtcacaggaaaatagacgggtgtatataacgatggttaaaatcaggcactttaaagcttttttagggatattgcgtgatgggtaaaattttgaaaaaaacctcgaaaaataaaataagccactgggaactgatttttaatggttttaacccttctgaaattgtgataatgttcccctttaagctgtacatcaagcaagaatgggaaagaattccacctgaaaagcttcaaaaatgtgtctcctcagttcccaaacgtttactgagtgttgttaaaaggaaaggccatgtaacacagtggtgaacatgccctttcccaactactttggcacgtgttgcagccatgaaattctaagttaattattatttgcaaaaaaataaaataaagtttatgagtttgaacatcaaatatcttgtctttgtagtgcattcaattgaaaatgcgttaaaaaggatttgcaaatcattgtattccgtttataattacatctaacacaatttcccaactcatatggaaacgcggTTTGTAGAAATGTACCACAACTGTTGacttattttatggaggaatttaGTTAATCACAGAAATGTCACCAAATGGtacttaaaaagtattgatttagaATCGAGGTTTGGTTCTGAAACGAATCATTACCCacaagaatcgaatcgtgtggttcctaaaaaaaatcacagccctaatatgtagTAATTAGTTGTCACCTTGGGCTTTGCCCTTGAACTGAACCCACTCGCTTTGCCCACCAAAGAACTACTGCTTCAGGCTTGCACTTCATCAATACGTCATTTCTCTGTTCACTTTCGCTTCTTTCTGGCCACATTCCACTGTGTGTGTCAGTGGGGGGGAGAGTGGAAATTCCAGTGCATGTTTTAGCTTTGGCTTGACGGGAAAAAGCACGATTTCAGGGAAAACCCACTCAATGCTGAGGATAAAAGAGGGAGGAGGATGGCTGCTGCTCCTCACTCCTCAATTCTAAAGTGGACCTCTCCAAAGCTTTCCGAGACAGAAGAATGGCTTTATTACTGAAATGCTTGCGGTTTTTCTTTGTGGCCGGATTCTGCGTACGACTTTATCAAGGTGAGATCAAGCGCACGTTGCCAGCGGGAAAGACTAAATATGCCTAACGCTTATCCGATTCATCTTGATTGCAGCTCACGACTTCCTTGGACGTTGTTCGTGTCACAATACCATCAAATTCATCAAGGGGAACATGTCTGATTTCCAAGTGCTGGAAAAGCGGCCTGGATGTGACAAAACCGAACTGATGTAAGTCAAGATGAGCAATTTTTGTTTTCACGTCACGGCTTTGCTTCATCACTCTGCGTTTTCTCAAGTGTCACCATGAATGGGGCGAACAACACCAGCGAACAAATCTGCATGAACACCGAGGGAAAGATGGCCAAGGCTTTTTTCAGGTGCTGGGAGAGGTAAGACCCAACATCAGAACTCCAAGTGTGTAAAGTCGACTTTTATTGGATCCACATTCCTCAGCCAAAAAACAGCTTGATATTTTACAGCTTTCATGAGAAGCAGGCAAAAAAATCACACAAACACCTCCAGATGTTTTCTGTTAGCGCTCTGGCCTGAACCtagttttttttctcccccccccttCCCTCGTTCAAGGATAAATAAGGACAAGGACCGGAAGATGGAGTGCATCGAGAGAAAAAGAAAGGCCGCGTGAAAGTACACGAGCTGGATATCCTAAAGGGATCAAGTTGTAGTCACGTGAAGACCGGGAAGAAGGCCGGGGCCCTCAAAAAGACAGCAGAAATAGCACAGCTGTAGAAGAGCTAGGGGGACTGACGTCAGGAgttatatacacactaagtatgtTCACGTCCCATCGCAGCTATGTAaagtctacactgcaaaaactgaaatctaagtaagattacatatctcaaataagggtgatatttgcttattttctgtctgataagataattcttttttatgttaatgttttacttgttttaagggttttggtcctaaatgatctcagtaagatattacagcttgttgctgagatttgatgacctatgttgagtaaaacatgcttgaaactagaatatcaactgttgcaaagctgtgtcatcaacactcacaagtacaaaactacttttttaaagtaccgtatttttccgagtataagtcgcacctgccgaaaatgcatattaaagaaggaaaaaaacataagtcacactggagacaataagtcacattttttggggaaatgtatttgatataacccaacaccaagaatagacatttgaaaggcaatttgaaataaagaatagtgaacaacaggctgaataagtgtacgttatatgacacataaataaccaactgagaacgtgcctggtatgttaacgtaacatattatggtaagagtcattcaaataactataacatatagaacatgctatacgtttaccaaacaatctgtcactcctaaatccgatgaaatcttatacgtctagtctcttacgtgaatgaactaaataatattatttgatattttacgctaatgtgttaataatttcacacataagtcgctcctgagtataagtcgcacccccggccaaactatgaaaaaaactgcgacttatagtccgaaaaatgcgctaatcatttcttatttcaagcatgaaaaaaaaaattcatgactttgacacaattgtgtctcataattaaaacagatgacagagaaacaagagaaaatacgcactcatatagtagtacagttgttattagtgagaatatacttattttaaggtatttttgggttcattgaggttagctaattttacttgttttggaaagttttgacaagccaaattgtcttgttctattgacagataattttgtttagttcaaataaaatacccctaatttttgtaattttttttcttgtttttgaacactgactttttgcagtgtactgtatGTAAAGTTTGAAGTATTTATTGTATACACGTTTATTTACAGACCagtgagtatttttttttttttatacagtatgtaaatataaaagtgtATGTGTTGTTCCCTTTGAAATAAATTCTTACCAAGTGAGTCACTTTGCAAACTGTTCCAAATGTTTTTGGTAATTTGTCACATCACATCACATTTCAGATATTGCGGCTTCACCcaaatcatacaaaccccgtttccatatgagttgggaaattgtgttagatgtaaatattaacggaatacaatgatttgcaaatccctttcaacccatattcaattgaatgcactacaaagacaagatattttctgttttttttttgattgattgatatttgatgttcaaactcataaacttttttttttttttttgcaaataataattaacagagaatttcatggctgcaacacgtgccaaagtagttgggaaagggcatgttcaccactgtgttacatggcctttccttttaacaacactcagtaaatgtttgggaactgaggagacacattttttaagcttctcaggtggaattctttcccattcttgcttgatgtacagcttaagttgttcaacagtctccgttgtggtattttaggcttcataatgcaccacacattttcaatgggagacaggtctggactacaggcagaccagtcgagtacc from Nerophis lumbriciformis linkage group LG16, RoL_Nlum_v2.1, whole genome shotgun sequence includes the following:
- the LOC140679493 gene encoding C-X-C motif chemokine 9-like — protein: MALLLKCLRFFFVAGFCVRLYQAHDFLGRCSCHNTIKFIKGNMSDFQVLEKRPGCDKTELIVTMNGANNTSEQICMNTEGKMAKAFFRCWERINKDKDRKMECIERKRKAA